The following are encoded in a window of Gossypium raimondii isolate GPD5lz chromosome 13, ASM2569854v1, whole genome shotgun sequence genomic DNA:
- the LOC105784329 gene encoding uncharacterized protein LOC105784329: MALKNQKDHWAFLEEIEAPMWVDLISETNLSSQDIDDKWFQTSHLFHQCSSSQLKSAFLCSGEEGVTLELDLVGAYSPTLPQSVSRSRGKDFRSKKWKGNCCDVSLNKIESMKVLKGKSLVYGEGIKPELSFINSKGTSRSKSNMVSEITENAKGKNVKPVSNRGGPERSLSPVVDKSGETNGRSTVTSESIQQQRQQQQQQRRQKFFEVSSRGFGQTSELLTSVRSSLRKSCITRPASRVEINADRSHRMESRDSRSSSGKSSVGSSSYSGYEAKRSTVSWIKRKEKTPDSRNVARLTEAAKTKVKPSNMCKKSNVRGKEGERNSRTGGLVTVPKKTWEEAVKSKANSQTHRSKLSLLHKVNEQKPLADAKKASEKVGVGNKVRDAGKENNAGEIPLSQKCSGKGKAAEGMVAGRKGATQSTSAKGGKTGMVVPKGRVVNQREGKNPTNSIPKVHFR, encoded by the exons atggcttTGAAGAATCAGAAAGATCACTGGGCATTTCTG GAAGAAATTGAAGCACCAATGTGGGTGGATCTTATTTCAGAAACAAACCTCAGTAGCCAAGACAT tgaTGACAAATGGTTTCAAACAAGTCATTT GTTCCACCAATGCTCTTCTAGCCAGTTAAAATCGGCATTTTTGTGTTCCGGTGAGGAAGGGGTAACCTTAGAGTTGGACTTGGTAGGAGCATATTCACCAACACTTCCACAGTCGGTTTCGAGATCAAGAGGAAAGGACTTCAGGAGCAAGAAATGGAAGGGGAACTGTTGTGATGTCTCATTGAATAAGATAGAGTCAATGAAGGTTTTGAAGGGGAAGTCTTTAGTGTATGGTGAGGGCATTAAACCTGAACTTAGCTTTATAAACTCGAAAGGGACATCTAGATCTAAATCAAATATGGTTTCTGAAATAACTGAGAATGCCAAAGGAAAAAATGTCAAACCTGTGTCTAATCGAGGGGGTCCAGAAAGGAGTTTGAGTCCTGTGGTAGATAAGTCGGGTGAAACGAATGGTAGAAGCACAGTTACCTCTGAGAGCATTCAACAGCAGcggcagcagcagcagcagcagcggCGGCAGAAGTTCTTTGAGGTATCAAGTCGAGGTTTCGGTCAAACAAGTGAGCTTTTAACATCAGTGAGGAGTAGTCTCAGAAAAAGTTGTATTACAAGGCCAGCATCAAGGGTGGAGATTAATGCTGATAGGAGTCATAGGATGGAATCAAGAGACAGTAGATCTTCCTCTGGCAAGTCTAGTGTGGGATCATCTTCATATTCTGGCTATGAAGCTAAGAGGTCAACTGTTTCTTGGataaagaggaaagaaaaaaccCCAGATAGCAGAAATGTGGCACGATTGACTGAAGCTGCCAAGACCAAAGTGAAACCTTCCAACATGTGCAAGAAATCAAATGTTAGAGGTAAGGAAGGGGAACGTAATTCTAGGACAGGTGGATTAGTAACTGTTCCAAAGAAAACTTGGGAGGAAGCCGTAAAATCAAAG GCTAATTCTCAGACTCATCGCTCCAAACTTTCACTGCTACACAAAGTCAACGAACAGAAGCCGCTTGCTGATGCTAAAAAAGCTAGTGAGAAGGTGGGAGTTGGCAACAAAGTGAGAGATGCTGGGAAAGAAAATAATGCAGGGGAAATTCCTCTGAGCCAGAAATGCAGCGGAAAAGGCAAGGCTGCTGAAGGCATGGTTGCGGGTAGAAAAGGGGCAACTCAGAGTACATCTGCGAAGGGTGGCAAAACTGGAATGGTTGTTCCTAAG GGAAGAGTTGTTAATCAAAGGGAAGGCAAGAATCCCACTAATTCGATTCCGAAGGTCCATTTTCGATGA